The Stenotrophomonas sp. ZAC14D1_NAIMI4_1 DNA segment AACTGGCCGCTCTTCTCGGCCAGGTACAGCAGGATGGCGCCGGATTCGAACACGCTCTGCGGGGCGCCGCCATCGGCCGGGGCATGGTCGACGATGGCCGGCATTTTGTTGTTGGGCGAAATGGCCAGGAATTCCGGCTTGAACTGGTCACCCGAGCCGATGTTGACCGGATGGACGCGGTATTCCAGGCCGGCTTCCTCCAGCAGCAGGGTGACTTTGTGGCCGTTGGGGGTGGGCCAGTAATACAGGTCGATCATGGCGTCGGCTCGGGGTTGGGAAGGAACCTGAAGTCTAGTGCGTGAGTTGGCTTGGCACCGTCATGGTGGGCCGGTAACCTCGCCACTCCCTCGAAACGCAGCATCCCCCGCATGAGCGCAAACCGTCTGCCGCCCTCCCCGCTGTCCAACCTGATCTTCGCCTCGCGCTGGCTGCAGCTGCCGCTGTACCTGGGCCTGATCGTGGCGCAGTGCGTCTATGTATTCCTGTTCGGCAAGGAACTGTGGCACCTGATCACGCATTCGGTGTCGATGGGCGAGCAGCAGATCATGCTGATCGTGCTGGGCCTGATCGACGTTGTGATGATTTCCAACCTGCTGGTGATGGTCATCGTGGGCGGCTACGAGACCTTCGTGTCGCGCCTGCGCCTGGAGAACCACCCGGACCAGCCGGAGTGGCTGAGCCACGTCAACGCCAGCGTGCTGAAAGTGAAGCTGGCGATGGCGATCATCGGCATCTCCTCGATCCACCTGCTGAAGACGTTCATCGGTACCGGCGCCCTGGGCGGCATTCCGCTGTGCCCGCCGGAGCGCATGGCCACCGCTGCAGCCAACATCGGCGAACAGACCTGCGCCACCCTCACCGCCGAAGGCGTGCTGTGGCAGACCATCATCCACTGCGTGTTCATCCTGTCGGCCATCGGCATCGCCTGGACCGACAAGCTGATGTCGGCCGGCCACGACAAGGCCGAGGGCCACGCCAAGCCCGCCGGGCATTGACCTGACAAGGCGATGGCGACACCTGATGTCGCCATCGCCCCTGCCCCACCCTTGTACGCAAGGGTGGGCGGGATGCTAGATTGCACGCTCGCCGTTGCCGGCGGCGGCGTCGGGAAACGCCAGCCGCCACGCCCGGACACCGGTCCCGGCCATGCAGATCCACGGCTTACGTAACGTCGTCTTCTAAAGGGGAGCAGGATGTCGCACGTCGCAATGAACGCTGCCGCGCGCCGGTGGATACCGGTTGCCCTGGCACTGGCACTGGCCGCCTGTTCGGGCAAGGAAGAAACGCCGGCACCGGCCGCCGACGGCGCTGCCGCGCCCGCCGCCACGCCTGCCGCACCCGCCGTGGCGGCCAAGGTGCAGTCGATGGGCACCGAGCAGCTGCGCGATTCGGCCAGCCGCGCCTTGGCCGAGAACCGCATGTACGCGCCGGCCGGCGACAACGCCATCGAGTACTACCTGGCACTGCGCGACAAGACGCCGGACGACGCCTCGGTGAAGAGCGCGCTGACCGACCTGCTGCCCTACACCCTGATTGCCGCCGAGCAGCACCTGGGCCGCGAGGACTTCACCGAAGCCCAGCGCCTGGTGGCGCTGATCGAGAAGGTGGACCCGTCCGCGCCGGCCCTGCCGCGCCTGAAGGAAGGCCTGACCAAGGGCGTGCAGGTGGCTGCCAAGCGCACCGAGGACGAGACCGCCAAGGTCAAGAAAGATGCCGAGGACCGCGCCAAGCAGCTGGTTGAACAGCAGCGCCTGGCCGACCAGCGCAACAAGGAAGCCGAAGCGGCCAAGCAGATTGCCGCCCAGCAGGATGCAGCCCGCCGCGACAGCGAGCGCCAGGACGCCGAACGCCAGGCCGCCGCCCGCCGCGAGGCCGAACAGAAGCAGCAGCAGGCCGCTGCCCAGCAGGCCAGCGCCGCGCGTGCCGCCGCGGCCACCGCCGCGCCGACCCTGCGCCCGGTCAGCACCCCGGCCCCGCGTTACCCGGCCGAGGCCCTGCGCTCGAGCACCTCGGGCGAAGTGCTGGTGGAAATCACCGTCGGCACCGATGGCTCGGTGACCAACGCCCG contains these protein-coding regions:
- a CDS encoding TIGR00645 family protein — translated: MSANRLPPSPLSNLIFASRWLQLPLYLGLIVAQCVYVFLFGKELWHLITHSVSMGEQQIMLIVLGLIDVVMISNLLVMVIVGGYETFVSRLRLENHPDQPEWLSHVNASVLKVKLAMAIIGISSIHLLKTFIGTGALGGIPLCPPERMATAAANIGEQTCATLTAEGVLWQTIIHCVFILSAIGIAWTDKLMSAGHDKAEGHAKPAGH
- a CDS encoding energy transducer TonB codes for the protein MSHVAMNAAARRWIPVALALALAACSGKEETPAPAADGAAAPAATPAAPAVAAKVQSMGTEQLRDSASRALAENRMYAPAGDNAIEYYLALRDKTPDDASVKSALTDLLPYTLIAAEQHLGREDFTEAQRLVALIEKVDPSAPALPRLKEGLTKGVQVAAKRTEDETAKVKKDAEDRAKQLVEQQRLADQRNKEAEAAKQIAAQQDAARRDSERQDAERQAAARREAEQKQQQAAAQQASAARAAAATAAPTLRPVSTPAPRYPAEALRSSTSGEVLVEITVGTDGSVTNARVLRATPSRVFDREALNAVKRWRFEPVGAPVTTRRTLVFAPGG